The Castanea sativa cultivar Marrone di Chiusa Pesio chromosome 11, ASM4071231v1 genome contains a region encoding:
- the LOC142614820 gene encoding F-box/kelch-repeat protein At3g23880-like, whose translation MSTYLPEEVVINILSRLPPKSLIRFKCVSKTWLSLIGTPDLISRNLINHSTLISKSEDPNNPLFVLVKATDKIDTSKHTFSFLSYDNLDPEYTSEVILNLPQPNHGLNLDIVGSSSDGLLCLCFASTIYLWDPTTSSVLEPLPPISPREMVNVYFHSVGFGFDSVSNDFKVVRLLNVQFRSATNLLHISQEAEVYSVSGGTWRQLDPQVARVPYGIHTQSRATMYLDGNFFWCATPLPLDNNEDEKIVRFDFASEVFKSTSFPDASVIGDYSSWKTTLTALNGSIAMLVYPFGKEVEMLCFDIWVLFEFGVRESWTKLIRIGPSLDLERPLGFWGYGKMFMESKEGQLVLYDPSTNTGKIFPFDGLKGSLQVALYTEFWETNEETSEDDGGEVQEEVNQ comes from the coding sequence ATGTCAACCTATCTTCCTGAGGAAGTGGTGATAAACATACTCTCACGCCTACCCCCAAAATCCCTCATTCGATTCAAGTGCGTCTCCAAAACCTGGCTCTCTCTCATCGGAACCCCAGATTTGATCTCTCGAAACCTCATCAACCACTCCACTCTCATCTCTAAATCCGAAGACCCCAATAACCCTCTCTTCGTCCTCGTCAAAGCCACAGACAAAATCGACACCTCGAAGCACACATTCTCGTTCCTATCCTACGACAACCTCGATCCAGAATACACATCCGAAGTCATCCTTAACCTCCCACAACCAAACCATGGTCTCAACCTCGACATCGTCGGTTCCTCCTCCGATGGTCTCCTCTGTCTCTGTTTCGCAAGCACCATCTACCTCTGGGACCCCACCACCTCATCGGTGCTCGAGCCTCTCCCTCCTATATCCCCTCGCGAAATGGTCAATGTCTACTTCCACAGTGTTGGGTTCGGATTCGATTCCGTATCCAATGACTTCAAGGTCGTGAGGCTTCTCAATGTTCAGTTCAGGTCCGCGACCAATTTGCTTCATATAAGTCAAGAAGCGGAAGTGTATAGCGTGAGCGGTGGTACGTGGAGGCAGCTGGATCCTCAGGTCGCGCGCGTGCCTTATGGGATTCATACACAGTCGAGGGCCACAATGTACTTGGATGGAAACTTTTTCTGGTGCGCGACACCGCTTCCATTAGATAACAATGAGGACGAGAAGATTGTTCGCTTCGACTTTGCCAGTGAGGTATTCAAGTCTACTTCATTTCCGGACGCTAGTGTTATTGGGGATTACTCCAGTTGGAAGACGACTCTCACCGCGCTGAACGGGTCTATTGCTATGCTGGTTTATCCTTTTGGGAAGGAGGTGGAGATGTTGTGTTTTGAtatatgggttttgtttgaatttggtGTTAGGGAGTCGTGGACTAAGCTTATTAGAATTGGACCCTCTTTGGATTTGGAAAGGCCATTGGGATTTTGGGGGTATGGAAAGATGTTTATGGAGAGCAAAGAAGGGCAGCTGGTCTTGTATGATCCTTCTACAAACACAGGCAAGATTTTTCCATTTGATGGGCTTAAGGGATCGTTACAAGTTGCTCTCTACACTGAGTTTTGGGAAACAAACGAGGAAACAAGCGAGGATGACGGTGGTGAGGTCCAAGAGGAGGTGAATCAATGA